GCTGAGGCGATCCCACTTCAACAGGCAGGCTGCGATGATCCAATGTAAACGCGCCTATGAAACAGCCAGCGCCGAGGATGGCGTGCGGGTGCTGGTCGACCGGCTGTGGCCGCGTAGTTGCCCCAAGGATGCCCTGGCGATTGCCGAGTGGCTGCCGGAGGTGGGGCCTTCCCACGCACTGCGCAAGGCGTTCAAGGCGGGGGCGGTTTCGTTTGCCGAGTTCAGGGCGGCCTATCGGCGTGAGCTGGCGGCCCGACCGGAGCATTGGTGGAAGTTGGTGGACGTCGCGCGGGGCGGGACGCTTACCCTGGTGTATGCGGCCAAGTCGACGCGCGAGAACAATGCGGTGGTGTTGGCGCAGTGGTTGGAGGATGAGGTGGATAAGCGCGCGGAGGGGAACTCGCCGGTGTGTTATCTGGATGAGTTCCCGGAGCTCTGAGATAGGCTTGCTTTGACCCGTGGCGAGGGAGCTTGCTCCCTCGCCACGGGTCATTGATTTGCCTAAGATCGGCGCAGAGAAATCAACAGGAAGACCACCGTAATGCAATCGCAATTCGATCCGTTGGTCCACATCGATTGGAAAACCCCGGGCAGCGACCTGCTCGGGCTGTTGCAGCATTACTATCCCGACATCGATGTGTTCGCCGGTCCGGGGTTCGAGGCGTTGCTGGACGAGCTGTCCAACGAGATGCCCGAGGTCTGCTTCGAAGCCCTGGCGCCGGTGCTGGCAGGCCGGGGTTATGACCTGTGGAACCTGGACGCCGGCGCTGATGATTACCGACCGGTGATCTTCCCCTCCGATCAACGCGAGGCGTTTGCCCAGCATTGGCAAAGCCCACGTGGCGAGCCGAGGTGCACGCCGATTTTGATCGAGCCGCAGAAGCCTGCCGCCACCGAGCAAAAGCCGGCCAAACCCAAGCGCGGCAAGCTGAAGTGGTTGCAGAAAGTCCATGACTACCCCGGCCCTACCTACGTGCATGAATACAACTACCGCAACGGCTGGGCTGCAATCACCGAACAGGATGAAGATCGCTGGCTGTGCTTTTTGATCGACTACAACCAGTGGCCGCCCGCCGAACAGGACATGCTCGAACAACGCACCGATGAAGTGGATGGCGCGGACCTGCGCCTGATCGACGCCAACGCCCGGCGCAGCCTGTGGAGACGCCAGGTCAAACACGGCGATTACAGCGCGGATGATCGGTTCAAATACGAGATTCGCCGGGGCGATGCCATCGAGGACTTCGGCCCTGCCGGGCTGCAGTGGCCGGCATTCGAAGAGCCCTGCGTCGTCGTAGACGATGAGATATTCGAGCGCCAGCGCATCTACGAACCCGAGCACCTGACAAGGATCTGGCGGATCACGGCGGACAGCAGCGAGGTGATTTTCGACGACTCGGACGAGCTCACCATCCTGCCTGTCGGCGGGCGTCGATTGTTGTTCATGCAGCACAACGGCAAGTGCTGCTGGGTCTGGAACCAGGACACCCAACAGGCCATCGTCGCCAAGCCGATGCCCACCGAGGCTTATAAGCTACGGGCATCGACCGCGTACTTGGGCGGTGACGAGATTCTGCTGTTCAGCGAAGGCGCGCGGCAGAACGTCGAGCACTCGGGTTATCAAGAGACCGTGCTATTGGCGTGGCGCTTCAATTTCATCACCGGCGCCAAATCGAAGGCGACGCTGGACGGTTTCGGCAGTGAGCTGCGCCAGGACACACGTCTGCTCGTCACGCAGCCCAAGCAGGTGATTACGTTGCGCACGTTCCATGGGCAACTGCAGGTAGCGCGCGGGCATGGCGATTGGTGGGTGTGGAGCTACCGCGCCAACACCTTTGGCACACACACGCAGGCCTGGTTTTGGAATCAGCGCAGCAATGAGGTGGTGAAGCTGACCAGCAAGGATATCCCGCGCATCAAACCGGAGATTCGTTATCTGCCGTCGCTGGATCGGTACCTGGCGTTCGAGGCGGATTTTGTGGCGCAGTTGCCGGAGTTTAGCGAGATCGTTGAGGCCAAGGGGTGTGAGGTTCTGACTTTCAAGTGATGCAGCGCTGACGTACCGCATTTTCTAAATCCCCGGCCCCTTTGTGGCGAGGGGGCGTTTCCTAAATATTCAGCACCCCACGAAACCCACGCGCCGCGTAATACGACTGCACACCGTTGTGGTAGATGAACACCCGACCATAACGGTAATCGCCAAAAATCGCCCCATCGAGCGCACGAAGTTCCGGAGGCGTCGCCAGCCAACTGGACGTCTTGGCATCGAACTCACCGAGCGTCTGCAGGGCTCGGTATTGCTCCTCGGTCAACAGGGTTATCCCCATGTCGTCAGCCATCTCGATCGCGCTGCCCTTGGGCTTGTTCTCCTTGCGCGCATCCAGGGCCGCGCGGTCGTAG
This genomic interval from Pseudomonas alvandae contains the following:
- a CDS encoding DUF488 domain-containing protein — its product is MIQCKRAYETASAEDGVRVLVDRLWPRSCPKDALAIAEWLPEVGPSHALRKAFKAGAVSFAEFRAAYRRELAARPEHWWKLVDVARGGTLTLVYAAKSTRENNAVVLAQWLEDEVDKRAEGNSPVCYLDEFPEL
- a CDS encoding DUF4256 domain-containing protein translates to MKKQEQQALLQTLKTRFEQHPNRHPDIPWSDIQTRLENNPNALKTLQAMDATGGEPDVIGLDPQTGAVTFCDCAKESPTGRRSLCYDRAALDARKENKPKGSAIEMADDMGITLLTEEQYRALQTLGEFDAKTSSWLATPPELRALDGAIFGDYRYGRVFIYHNGVQSYYAARGFRGVLNI